A genomic window from Brassica oleracea var. oleracea cultivar TO1000 chromosome C8, BOL, whole genome shotgun sequence includes:
- the LOC106312710 gene encoding thioredoxin-like 1-1, chloroplastic, which produces MAEAAISRTNLIFRGACVNQHHHADDYSVSSPVSFGLRKSFPSLKLKPFNQFQSSRSSSITAQTTLRIGTPQKWWEKGLKENMREISSAQELVDSLTNAGDKLVVVDFFSPGCGGCKALHPKICQLAEQNPDVQFLQVNYEEHKSMCYSLGVHVLPFFRFYRGAHGRVCSFSCTNATIKKFRDALAKHSPDRCSLGPTKGLEEKELVALAANKELNFSYTPRAVPVEEEEAPVPASKPGLPVPHSSMSANDEKTLVSAGR; this is translated from the exons ATGGCGGAAGCAGCAATTAGCAGAACGAATCTGATATTCCGAGGAGCTTGCGTGAATCAACACCACCATGCAGATGATTACTCTGTCTCATCACCTGTGAGTTTCGGTCTGAGAAAGAGCTTCCCTTCTCTCAAGCTGAAGCCTTTTAATCAATTCCAGAGCTCCCGATCATCATCCATCACAGCTCAG ACGACGCTGAGGATCGGGACGCCTCAGAAATGGTGGGAGAAGGGTCTGAAAGAGAACATGAGAGAGATCTCTTCAGCTCAGGAGCTTGTTGACTCTCTAACCAACGCTGGTGATAAGCTCGTTGTGGTTGACTTCTTCTCTCCTGGCTGTGGTGGATGCAAGGCTCTTCATCCTAAG ATATGTCAGTTGGCAGAGCAGAACCCTGATGTGCAGTTTCTTCAGGTGAACTACGAGGAGCACAAGTCCATGTGTTACAGTCTCGGTGTCCACGTCCTCCCTTTCTTCCGATTCTACCGAGGCGCTCATGGTCGTGTCTGCAGCTTCAGCTGCACAAATGCTACG ATCAAGAAGTTCAGAGATGCGTTGGCGAAGCATAGTCCAGATAGGTGCAGCCTCGGACCGACCAAAGGGCTTGAAGAGAAGGAGCTTGTGGCGCTTGCAGCTAACAAAGAACTCAACTTTAGTTACACACCGAGGGCTGTACCAGTTGAGGAAGAAGAAGCTCCCGTCCCCGCTTCAAAACCAGGTCTTCCTGTTCCTCATTCATCCATGAGCGCCAATGATGAGAAGACATTGGTCTCCGCAGGGAGATGA